The following are from one region of the Lepeophtheirus salmonis chromosome 8, UVic_Lsal_1.4, whole genome shotgun sequence genome:
- the LOC121122824 gene encoding soluble calcium-activated nucleotidase 1-like: MDTTFIVLRSPGILFYGVVCLFVLPRSTEGAPFYYTTQSKSYRIGMIADLDAKAKKGNDTWYSFFKRGYLTNEGENKYSVKFDDEVLEVRSKLSYKLKGMELSDLIVFNDELYSCDDKTGVISRLNITSTNVQPIPWVILSDGNGNEVKGFKCEWMTVKDDCLFVGGHGLKINQSKKTMYIKKISKEGEVEHISWVDQFEAIRKVIGITDPGYITHEAVNWSPINNKWFFLPRKASTEEFDEEKDEIKGTNFLIKMNGDDIEVIRVGNTEEIESPSHGYSSFKFIPGSEEKHILALKSEEHNGNTASYISVFDIMGKILMPEIQIADDKFEGIEFI; encoded by the exons ATGGACACAACTTTTATCGTTTTACGGAGTCCGGGAATCCTTTTCTATGGCGTGGTTTGTCTCTTTGTCCTCCCtag gaGTACCGAAGGGGCTCCTTTTTACTACACAACACAATCTAAATCATATCGTATAGGAATGATCGCAGATTTAGACGCTAAAGCAAAGAAGGGAAATGACACATGGTATAGCTTCTTTAAGCGTGGATATTTAACTAATGAaggtgaaaataaatattccgtCAAATTCGATGATGAAGTTTTAGAAGTACGCTCAAAActgagttataaattaaaaggcATGGAATTATCAGATTTAATTGTCTTTAACGATGAACTCTATTCCTGTGATGATAAAACTGGAGTCATTTCTAGGTTAAACATTACTTCTACAAATGTTCAGCCCATTCCGTGGGTTATTTTATCTGATGGAAACGGGAATGAGGTAAAGGGATTCAAATGTGAATGGATGACAGTCAAGGATGATTGTTTATTTGTTGGTGGGCACGGACTTAAgataaatcaaagtaaaaaaactatgtatatcaaaaaaatatccaaggaGGGTGAAGTTGAGCATATAAGCTGGGTGGATCAATTTGAAGCAATAAGAAAGGTTATAGGGATTACAGATCCAGGTTATATAACTCATGAAGCTGTTAATTGGAGCCCGATTAATAACAAATGGTTCTTTTTACCAAGAAAGGCTTCAACGGAAGAATTTGATGAAGAAAAGGATGAGATAAAaggaacaaattttttaataaaaatgaatggcGATGATATTGAAGTTATTCGAGTAGGAAATACTGAAGAGATTGAAAGTCCAAGTCATGGTTACTCTAGTTTCAAATTCATTCCAGGTTCAgaagaaaaacacattttagCATTGAAATCTGAGGAGCACAATGGAAATACAGCCTCTTATATAAGTGTTTTTGACATCATGGGAAAAATTCTCATGCCTGAGATACAAATTGCAGATGATAAATTTGAaggaattgaatttatttaa